The genomic window acgtcctccctccctccctcctcctcctgaggcccccggcccccgcccagcACAGACGGAGGGCTCTGGGGGccatccctggggtgggggcctcaGTGGAGTGTGGCCCAGAGGAAAGAGGGcccgcagggctgggaggggtccCGGGGCCGCACCCCCTGAGCCACGGCGTCCGCCTCTGTCCAGGGTCCCGCCAGGATGCTCGGGCTGCCCGGCATCTGGAGGACTGTGCACGCTGTGCTCTTCTACCTGACGCTGGCCGTCGGCCTGGGCGGGCTGCTGGGCCACGCGCCGGTGCTCTGGCACCTCGGCTGCCGCGCCCGGAAGGGCCCCTTCAACCTGTACCTGCTGCACCTGGCCGCCGCCGACGCCCTCTTCCTGGCCTGCCAGGTGGGCTTCTCCGTGGCCCAGGCCGCGCTGGGCTCCGCCCAGGACCCGCTCCACTTTGCGGTCACCTTCCTGTGGTTCGCGGCCGGGCTCTGGCTGCTGGCCACCTTCGCCGCCGAGCGCTGTCTCTCCGACATCCTCCCCGGCTGCTACGCGCGCTGCCGCCCCCGGCACACCACGGCCGTGCTCTGCGCCCTGGTCTGGGCCCTGACCCTGCCGGCCGTGCTGCTGCCTGCCGAAGCCTGTGGCCTGCTGGG from Oryctolagus cuniculus chromosome 1, mOryCun1.1, whole genome shotgun sequence includes these protein-coding regions:
- the MRGPRG gene encoding mas-related G-protein coupled receptor member G, whose amino-acid sequence is MLGLPGIWRTVHAVLFYLTLAVGLGGLLGHAPVLWHLGCRARKGPFNLYLLHLAAADALFLACQVGFSVAQAALGSAQDPLHFAVTFLWFAAGLWLLATFAAERCLSDILPGCYARCRPRHTTAVLCALVWALTLPAVLLPAEACGLLGRRPRPLACLRLHAASIAWLVALAGVACGAGLALFLWVACCSRRPRPRFYGVLLASVLPLPFCGLPFVLYWSLRPLLDFLLPVFPPLAALLACISSSSRPLVYFVVGRQPGKREPLQAVLQRALEEAATLDVGGLSLPMGRV